AGATCGACAAAATGCTCGAAGAAGACCGCGCATTCGATACCGAATGGTACGAAACCGCACTGCGGGCACTGCCCGAGCTGCCGCCCGAAAACGACTGAATCCAGTACCTTTGTGGCCTGGAGGCCTGCTTCCTCGCCACAAACCTGCGCCATATCAAGACCCACGACTTTCTCACTGGACAGCCCGGCAAAGTGCGTTCACCTTATGCCCTGCTAGCCTCTAATAAATTTTAGAAAGTCTGGAGTCCTTATGTCGTATACCCCTGAGTTGGTTGCCGAACTGGAAATCCTTGTACTCTTTCCCTTGGACAGCACCAAGGAAGGTCTGAAAGTCCACCAGACCGCCGCCCCCACTGCCATCGCCGCTGCCAAGCGCCTCCATGCGAAAGGCCTTATCGACCAGCCAGACGGGGGCTACCTGACCAGCCTTGGCCGTGACGCTGCCGAGCAAGCCCAAACCCTGCTGACCATCCTGACCACCGCCACCACCAAAGAAGCTGCCTGACACCTGATCCCGCCCATGGAGTCCGCCTTCTGCGGATTCCGAGGGCGTTGCTGTGGAAGACACAAAATTCTGACGTCAATAACCCTTTCCCTCTAAACCTCCTACGCTTCTGGCTGTAAACTCCTACACGGCCGCCCACGTCGGGCTCTGCGAGCCAACGACCTAGAAATGACCCGCACCCACGAAATCCGCCCCGACCTGGACGAAGGCATCGACCGCAAGGTGCTGGCCCAGCTGCGCGCGCGGTTCATGGCCCTCAATGCAGGCCGCATGGCCCGGGCCGTCGAGGGGCTGACGCCTCGCCAGCAAAGCGTGCTGACCCTGTTGCCGCTGTTTTTCCACGTCAATCACCCGCTGCTGCCAGGTTACGTCTCGGGCAGTACGCCCGCAGGCCTGTCGAACTTCGAGCCCGACGCCCAGGCGCTTACCGAAGCCCAGCGCCTGACCCGCTCATTCTCCTACAAGCCACGTCATGGCAACCCACCCCGGCCGATCCACGGCCTGTTCCTGATGGGCAGCCTCGGCACCCTGGCCCAAGCGGATCAGAGCGACATGGACGTGTGGGTGTGCCACGCGCCGGACCTTGGCGACACCGAACTGGCCGAGCTGCGCAAAAAGTGCCAGTTGCTGGAAGCCTGGGCCTTGACCATGGGCGCCGAGGCGCACTTTTTCCTGATCGAGCCGACGCGCTTTGTACTCGGTGAGCGCGACACGCAACTGAGCTCCGACGACTGCGGCACCACCCAGCATTATTTGTTACTGGATGAGTTCTACCGCACCGCCATCTGGCTGGCCGGGCGCTCGCCGATTTGGTGGCTGGTGCCGGTGTACGAAGAAACCCGCTACGCCGAATTCACCCACACGCTGATTTCCAAGCGTTTTATCCGCGCTGAT
The sequence above is a segment of the Pseudomonas sp. R76 genome. Coding sequences within it:
- a CDS encoding TIGR02647 family protein, coding for MSYTPELVAELEILVLFPLDSTKEGLKVHQTAAPTAIAAAKRLHAKGLIDQPDGGYLTSLGRDAAEQAQTLLTILTTATTKEAA